GGCCGCCAGGCCGCATGCGCAGCGGACGCCCGCGAAGCGGGCGGTCAGCGGCGACGGAGTCGCCGCCTTGAGTCAGTAGAGAAAGTTCTCACTGTTTGGGCCACTGCGGACTAGAAGTACGTCGACCCCGTACGGGGGACCAGTCACAGGAGTTGGGTACCGCTCCGCATGCCGTCCGACAGTGGACGTACCAATGGGCCGGGATAGCCGGCAGGCGACCTTGGTAGGCGTGGCAATTTCTGAGACTTGGAGGGGGCCCAGTGCCCTCGCTCCAGGCAGTCCTCGCCACGGCGCACGGTGAGAACTTGCCACTACGCGGACGCCTCGCACGGCTCGAAGTCTGACCGCCACTTCCGGGCTCCGGAGCCATCCGGCCCCATCCTGGGTAGCGCCCCGTCACCGGACAGATCACCGGACGGGCCTTACGGGACGCCCACAAGCCGTGCCGCCGTTTGTGCAAGTCAGCAGCGGGTGCGCCCCGAGAAGGTTCCGCCGATGGGACGGGTTCTGCGGCTCATCGTCGGCGTGTGTTTACGTCGGTCTGGAGTTCAACCACGGCTTATGGCCGGTGTCGAGCCTCCCATCCGATGCGGGCCGCACCGATGCCCATTAGCGCGGTGAGGGTGAGCCAAGCCGGGGTGAGCAGGGCGGGAGCGATGAGGGCAGCCGAGGCGGCGGCGGCGATGAGTCGATTGGTGGCTATCCGGTGGTGGTCGCGCCAGCGGTAGGCGACACATCCAGCTACCGCTGGCGGACATCACCGGTGGGAGCGACTGGAAAGACGCCCCACTGCTGAAGTCGCGCATGGCCGGCGGGTTCTGTCTGCGCGCACCCGCCCAAGGAGCGTGCAGCTACGCCAACATCTGCGAACACTGCCCCAGTAACCGCTCCGAGCCCTCCTCGCTGCCAATCCTGGCCGCACAACGAGTCGACGCCACCGCACTGGCCCAAGACGCACAGCGGCGAGGATGGGATCGACGAAGCCGAACGCCACCACCAGCTCATCGCCCGCCTCGATGCGCTGATCGCCGACACGGAGACACCCACCGGATGAACTGGAGTGAACACTCCACACCCTGGCCGACCAAGTCCGCCGCCACGAGCAGCAGCTCCGCAAGCTCCAAAACTGACTGCGTTAACCGGCCAATAGAGCAGCAGGAGCCGATTAGCCGGATAAAGCAACGACAACCCCTACAGCGAGGCCACGTTCAAGACCCTGAAGTACGTCCCGGTCTTCCCTGGCAACTTCGGATCGCTTCAAGACGCCCGGGCGTTCTGCGAGAGGTTCTTCTCCTACTACAACCACGAGCACCGCCATTCCGGGATCGGACTGCACACCCCGGCCTCGGTCCATCACGGCACCGCGAGCCAAGTCCGCGCCCAACGCCAGGCCACCCTCGACGCGGCCTACGCCACCAACCCCGAACGGTTCACCCGCAACCGACCCGAGGCGCCGAAACTGCCATCCGCGGCGTGGATCAACCAGCCCTCACAGGAGGCCCTCATACAGACCGCGTAACGAGACGTGTCTCATCGACCTTGACATCTTCCGGTCTGCCACTGGATCGAGCTCGAGAGCAAGGCAAGGGGCGGCGCTCACACCGTCCCCGCCCCCTACCTTGTTCTAGGCCTGGTGGTCGATCTCAGGCCGGAGCCTCCTGGGTGCGGGTCCCACGACGGCTGGACTCCAACATCGCGGTCACCGTGCGCGCGTCGTAGCTACCCACCATCCGACAACCATCGACGAAGAACGTCGGGGTCGCGTGGGCACCACTTGCCGCCGCGCTTTCGACATCTCGCTCGACCCTCGCTGCAACCTCCTCGCTGTCGAGGTCCTTGGTGAACGTCTCGACATCAAGGCCCAGCTCAGCCGCGTAGCTGATGAGATCCCCCCTCTCAAGCGCATGTTGCCGAGCGAAGACGAAGTCGAGCCACGGCCAGAACATGTTCTGCCTCGCGGCCGCCTCCGCGGCCCGCGCGGCGAGCGGACCGTGCGGATGGTGAGGGAGATGCCGCACGACGTAGCGCAGGTCATCACCGAACCGCTCGTGGAGGTCCTCCCATGAGCCAGTGGCGTGCGCGCAGAATGGACACTCGAAATCCACGAACTCCACCAGGGTGAGCTGCGCGTCCTCCGGACCGCGGATGTGATCCACCTCGGGATCCACCGGAGAGTCGAGCGTCATCGGCAGATCCGCAGTCTCCTCCCCCCACCGACGGGCCGCGACCTTGAAGATCGCCCAGCCCAGAAGGGTTGCGAGCACCATCGCCACAAGCACGCCCAGAGTCGCCTGGCGCCCCAGGTCCGAGGAGGAGTCGAAGGCGAGACCGATGATCAGCAGCGACACGGTGAAGCCGATGCCCGAAAGGGCCGCCCCGCCGAACACGCTGCCCATGCCCACCCCCTCGGGCAGTCGGCCTGCGCCCATCCGAACGGCGAGAAGCGTCGCGATCCCGATTCCGAGGACCTTGCCGAACACGAGCCCCGCGATGACGCCCCATGTCACCGGCGAGCCCAGCGAGTCGGCCAACACCCCACCGCGCAGGTCGATCCCGGCGTTGGCCAAGGCAAAGATCGGCACGATCAGCAGCGCCGTGGGGAGACGGAGATATTCGTGCAACCGTTCATTGACTGACACGCCCTTGGACAACCCCCGTCCGACGGCACGGGCAGACGACGCACTCGGGGACTGCCAGAAGTCGCGGAACAACTGCCGGGCGGCGACCACCTTGTGCCGTCGCGTCGGATAGGCCGGGATCAGAAGGCCAGCGATCATGCCCGCCAGCGATGCGTGTATGCCCGAGGACAGCGTCGCCAGCCACAGCACGCTGACAATCAGCACGTATGGAGCGGCGCTCCACTGCCGGGAACGGCCAAGCATCCACAGCGCGATGAGGCAGCCCAGAGCGACCAACAGAGGGGCGAGCCGGATCTCTTCGCTGTAGAACACCCCGATGATCGAGACCGCGAGGAAGTCGTCGACCACCGTGAGTGTCAGAAGGAAGACGCGCAGCTGCCCGGAAAGCCGGGGGCCGACAATCGCGAGAGCACCGAGCATGAACGCTGTGTCCGTTCCGACAACCGCTCCCCAACCCCGAAGCCCTTCGCCGCCCGAAGCACCGACGACCAAGACATACACCAGCGCGGGCACCGCCACGCCCGCAACACCGGCAATCGCCGCCAGGCGAGCCCGACTGCTGTCCCGCAAAGCCCCATGCGCAAACTCCTGGCGCACCTCGAGACCCACGACGAAGAAGAACACAACCATCAGCCCGTCGTTGATCCAGTGGTGCAGATCTAGGTGTACCCGGCCGACAGGTTGGTGACACTCCGGTTGGGTCGTTGACGTAAGGGAGGACCCCCGGGTGCGGTGGGTGATGTCTAAGTCGCCGACCGACCGGAGGTCCTCGTGTCCCACAGTAATGCCCGACTGACCGTGCGTGGTCGTCAGTTGTTGGTGGAGCGGGTCTGCGAGCAGGGGTGGGCTGTGGCCCACGCCGCCAAGGCCCAAGGCGTTTCCCGCCAGTGCGCCCACCGGTGGATCAACCGGTTCCGTCAGGAAGGCCCGGCCGGTCTGCACGAGCGTTCCTCGCGTCCGCACCACTGCCCGCGCCAGACCCCGGTCGAAATCGAAGAGCAGATCGTGGCCACCCGCCGCCAGGAACGTCGTGGCCAGGACTGGCTCGGTCCCGAGCTCGACGTGCCCGCCCGTACCGTCTCTCGGGTCCTACGACGCCATGGCGTGCCCTACCTGCGCGAGTGCGACCCGCTGACCGGGGAAGTCATCCGCGCGTCGAAGACCACTGCCGTGCGCTACGAACGCGAGCGTCCGGGCGAGTTGACCCACGTCGATGTGAAGAAGATCGGCAAGATCCCCCACGGTGGTGGGTGGAAGGCCCACGGACGGGCAATGGGTTCCACTGCGGCGAAGAAAAGGGCCCGCATCGGCTACGACTACGTCCACTCGATGGTCGATGACCACTGCCGGCTGGCCTACAGCGAGATCCTGCCCGACGAGAAAGGGCGCACCTGCGCCGGGTTCATCAAGCGCGCAGCCGCGTACTTCGCCGACCACGGCATCACCACGATCGAGCGGGTGATGACCGACAACCACTTCTCCTACCGCAACTCCCACGACGTGCGCGAGGCGATGGAGGAACTGGGCGCCACACACAAGTTCATCCGGCCCCACTGCCCCTGGCAGAACGGCAAGGTGGAGCGGTTCAACCGCACCCTGCAGACCGAATGGGCCTACCGAGAAGTCTTCACCAGCAACGACCAACGCTGCGCTGCCCTTGCGCCCTGGCTCGAGCACTACAACACTGAACGCCGCCACACCGCACTCGGCGGTCACACCCCGACCAGCCGACTGTCACCAACGTGATGGCCGGGTACATCTAGGTGCAACCCGAACGGACCGACATCGATCCCCACGCTCTGGTGCCACAGTTCGAAATAGGACGAGGACAGCGGCGAGTTCGCCCAGAGGAGCGCGAAGGTGGTGACGACGATGAGCAGCACGGCCGACCCGGACTCCGAGCGGAGCCATCGGCCAATGCCCAGCGGGGGCGAGCTTGAGCGAAACATAGTTGGATTCTGCCTGAACGTGCTGGCTAGTTGGTGCTGGCAGGACGTTCTTGACGCGTGTTCAGAAGTGTCACGAGGACAGTGCCTGGCGTGCGAAGGCAAGGACCTGGGCACGCATTACTTGGTGTCGCTCTTCGGCGCTGCCGCTCTCTATGAGGAAGCGTGCGAGTTGGGGCATGGTGTGCGGCCAGCAGGCGAGTCCGATCAGCACCATGAGCGTTGCCGCTGTGTCGTGGTCTGCTGGCCTGCCGAGCGCCTCGGCTTATGCCTCGACCTTCTTGCGGTAGCTCGGCCGGCGGGGATCGTCGTCGACTGGGCGGTCGCCGTAGTAAAGGGCCTCCCACAGCATCAGCCGAAGGAGGACCGGGTGCTGACGGTGGAAGTCGTACAGCCGCCCCACATAGTCAGCAAGGTCGCCTCCGGGCAGACCGATTCCATCAGCATGCTCAGCCTTCGCTTCGGTGACGACGGCCTGGAACAGGGCTTCCTTGCTGCCGACGTTTCCGTAAAGGGTCATGGTGCTGCCACAGCGAGGCGGTAGCCCTCTAGCTGTACTGACCCGACAGGTTGATCAAGCGGGTGATGGGCGGCTTGTTTCCGCAGGCGGTGTGGGGACGATGGTGGTTGTACTCGTGGAGCCATGCTGACAGAGCTTGGCGTCGCTGGGTCTCTGAGGTGTAGCAGCGGGCGTATCCCCACCCGTCGGCCATGGTTCGGTGGAAGCGCTCGATTTTGCCGTTGGTCTGCGGACGGCGGGGTCGGGTGCGGGAGTGCTGGATCCCGAGCTCGGCGCAGACATCGCGCCACAGGTGCGAGACGTAGGCCGATCCGTTGTCGGACAGCACCCTGTGGGTGGTGATGCCGCGGGCGGTGAACCAGGCGACGGCTCGGCGCAGGACAGCAGTGGCGGTGGCCGCGGTTTCGTTGTCGTGGACCTCTGCGTAGGCGACTCGGGAGTGGTCATCGATGACGGTGTGCACGAACGCGTGGCCCATCTTCGGGTTGCGGTGCTTGCTCTTCGGCTTGCCCGGGGTGGCTGCACGGTTCTTTCCGCCCTGGGCTCGGCCCACGAAGCGCCACCCGCCCCCGTCGGGGATGTTGCCGAACTTCTTGACGTCCACGTGCAGCATGTCGCCGGGACGCTCGTGCTCGTATCGGCGCACGGGTTCACCGGTAGCGCGATCGACGTGCGTCAACCGGTTGAGGTGGCACCGAGTGAGCACCCGGTGCACCGTCGAGGGCGCAACCCCCACGTGTGCGGCGAGCTGGACAGGGCCCAGGCGCTTGCGCAGCCGCAACGACACGATCCGCTTGGTCGTCGACGGGCACGTCTTGGCCGGCAGCGAGTGCGGCCGGCTCGAGCGGTCTCTCATCGACTCACCCGCTGAATACCGGTCGGCCCAGCGCTTGACCGTCGCCCAGGAGCACTGGAACCGGGCCGCGACCTCACTGATCGGCACTCCCTGATCGACGGCGAGCTGGGCGACCTTGAGCCGGTGACGCACCGTCAGAGCGGCATTAGCGTGGGACATGAGGGCCTCCTGTGAGTGGCAGTGATGACTTGGCAGTTCCACTCCACCGCAGGAGGTCCTTCCGCGCCACTGATCAGATCAGCGGATCGCAATCACTCAACCAACGTCCCGGGTCAGTACATCTAGCCTGGCGTCTGCGCACGCATGGCGAGCGCAAGTCCTGTGCGATCCACGCCGCCCCGCGGGCGCGGCCTGCTCTATGCGGGCTGCTTCTCCGCGACGACATCGAGCTGCTCGATCATGGGCTCCTCGAAGAGCTCACCCGTGTTGTCACCGAGCGCTTTCGCGACTTCACCCGACAGGTGCGCCTGGCGCCCGTCGTCGTCGGGAAAGGCGTCGAAGATCCCGAACGACGAGGGTCCGAACTGGATTCCGAACCACCTGACGGTCTTGGGCTCCCCTTCGACGATCGACAGCCCCTGGTTCAAGAAGTCGCGGACGTCGTCCTCCCTGCCGGGCAGTGCTTCGAGGCGTACCAGAAGCGCTTTGCTCACCTGTGTTGTCATCTTGGTTCTCTCCCTTGCTCGGTTCGCGTTGTCGCGATGATCAGAACGCCGCTACGGCCGCCTCGGCGACCGTCTGATCCTGCTCGCCGCTGCCGCCGCTCACGCCTACCGCCCCGACCACCTGACCGTCGCGACGGAGCGGGATACCGCCGGCGAAGGTCATCACCCTACCTTGGTTCGAGCCCTGGATGCCGTAGAACTGCTCGCCGGGCTGAGCATTCTCGGCCAGGTCCTTGGTGGCGATGTCGAAGGCGCGCGCCGTGAAGGCCTTGTTGATCGAGATGTCGACGCTGCCCACCCACGCGTTGTCCATGCGGATGTGGGAGACCAGGTTGCCACCCGCGTCGACCACCGCGACGTTGCTCGGCGGCCCGATCTTGCCCGCCTTACCTTGACCGTCGGCGATCACGCGCTGAGCGTCCTCGAGCGATACGGATTCGAGCTTGATGGTCACCTCCTGGTTGTGTGCCTGTTGAACCGAACTGCGTCGCCCGATCGGCTAACGCTGTCTCTCTTCAGTCGACGTCATTCTCCTTGCCGGGCTTGGCCTGCACGATCACCGACAGCGCAACCTCGATCATGTTCCCTCACCCGGCCCGGCTGAACAGTTCCACGATCGCGGAGTTGAAGGCCGGGAGATCGTCGGGCGAGCGGCTGGTGACCAGGTTCCCGTCGCGTGCCACCTCTTCGTCCACGACGTTCGCACCGGCATTGCGCAGGTCGGTGCGGATGCTCGGGTAGGAGGTCAACGTCCGGTCCGCTGCGACGCCGGCCTCGATCAGCGTCCACGGTCCGTGGCAGATCGAGGCAACCGGCTTGCCGGTGGCCATGAAATCGCGCACGAAGCCGACCGCGTCGGAGTCCACTCGCAGCTGGTCGGGGTTCACCGTGCCGCCGGGGAGCAACAGGGCGTCGTAGTCATCGACCGAGGCCGACTTGACCAGGGCATCGACTGGAAACGTTCCGGCCGCATCCAGGTCGTTGTTGCGGGCCTGGATCTCGCCGTCGTGCAGTGACAGCAGCTCGGTCGTGGCCCCGGCATCCTGCAGCGCCTGTCTTGGCTGTTCCAGCTCCACGCGCTCCACGCCGTCCGCCGCCAGGATCGCGACCCGCTTGCCGTTCAACTCGTCTGCCATGTTCTGCTCCGTTCTGTGAGAGGTGGCGGCCTGCCCGTGCGGGCAGGGCCTCCCGCTGGCCCTACCGGTCAGCGTGGGGAGGAAGGGGTCAGCGGCCCGCTGATCCGGCCTGCTGGGGCTTGAGGATGACCTTGGTCCAGCCGTCATTGCGCTCATCGAAGTTCTGGTAGGCGTCGGGGGCCTGGTCCAGGGACAGGTTGTGGGAAACGATGAAGGACGGGCTGGCCTTGCCGGCGGCGATGAGGTCCCGCAACTGGCGGTTGTACTTCTTCACCGGGGCCTGGCCGTTGCCCATGGTCTGGCCCTTGAACCAGTGCAGGCCGTAGTCGAAGGCGACCTTCCCCTGCTGGGCCATCTCGTCCGGGCCGCCGGGGTCCTGGGGCAGGAAGACGCCGACCACGCCGATGCCGCCGGTGAACCGCACCGACTGCACCAGACGGTTCAGGGTCATCACCGGGTCCTCGGTGCCCTGCGGGTCGTGAGCCTGATAGCCCACGCACTCACACCCACGGTCCGCGCCCAGGCCCATCGTCTGGTCGAGCACGAACTGCACGGGATCTGTCGTGGAG
The DNA window shown above is from Janibacter sp. A1S7 and carries:
- a CDS encoding IS481 family transposase; amino-acid sequence: MSHSNARLTVRGRQLLVERVCEQGWAVAHAAKAQGVSRQCAHRWINRFRQEGPAGLHERSSRPHHCPRQTPVEIEEQIVATRRQERRGQDWLGPELDVPARTVSRVLRRHGVPYLRECDPLTGEVIRASKTTAVRYERERPGELTHVDVKKIGKIPHGGGWKAHGRAMGSTAAKKRARIGYDYVHSMVDDHCRLAYSEILPDEKGRTCAGFIKRAAAYFADHGITTIERVMTDNHFSYRNSHDVREAMEELGATHKFIRPHCPWQNGKVERFNRTLQTEWAYREVFTSNDQRCAALAPWLEHYNTERRHTALGGHTPTSRLSPT
- a CDS encoding Na+/H+ antiporter NhaA, which translates into the protein MFRSSSPPLGIGRWLRSESGSAVLLIVVTTFALLWANSPLSSSYFELWHQSVGIDVGPFGLHLDVPGHHVGDSRLVGV
- a CDS encoding IS481 family transposase, with translation MSHANAALTVRHRLKVAQLAVDQGVPISEVAARFQCSWATVKRWADRYSAGESMRDRSSRPHSLPAKTCPSTTKRIVSLRLRKRLGPVQLAAHVGVAPSTVHRVLTRCHLNRLTHVDRATGEPVRRYEHERPGDMLHVDVKKFGNIPDGGGWRFVGRAQGGKNRAATPGKPKSKHRNPKMGHAFVHTVIDDHSRVAYAEVHDNETAATATAVLRRAVAWFTARGITTHRVLSDNGSAYVSHLWRDVCAELGIQHSRTRPRRPQTNGKIERFHRTMADGWGYARCYTSETQRRQALSAWLHEYNHHRPHTACGNKPPITRLINLSGQYS
- a CDS encoding putative quinol monooxygenase, which translates into the protein MTTQVSKALLVRLEALPGREDDVRDFLNQGLSIVEGEPKTVRWFGIQFGPSSFGIFDAFPDDDGRQAHLSGEVAKALGDNTGELFEEPMIEQLDVVAEKQPA
- a CDS encoding GlcG/HbpS family heme-binding protein, with translation MTIKLESVSLEDAQRVIADGQGKAGKIGPPSNVAVVDAGGNLVSHIRMDNAWVGSVDISINKAFTARAFDIATKDLAENAQPGEQFYGIQGSNQGRVMTFAGGIPLRRDGQVVGAVGVSGGSGEQDQTVAEAAVAAF
- a CDS encoding type 1 glutamine amidotransferase domain-containing protein is translated as MADELNGKRVAILAADGVERVELEQPRQALQDAGATTELLSLHDGEIQARNNDLDAAGTFPVDALVKSASVDDYDALLLPGGTVNPDQLRVDSDAVGFVRDFMATGKPVASICHGPWTLIEAGVAADRTLTSYPSIRTDLRNAGANVVDEEVARDGNLVTSRSPDDLPAFNSAIVELFSRAG